One Triticum dicoccoides isolate Atlit2015 ecotype Zavitan chromosome 5B, WEW_v2.0, whole genome shotgun sequence genomic window carries:
- the LOC119307131 gene encoding N-carbamoylputrescine amidase, translating to MDFFGRAKPYKENPTIMRMQKLAKELDVVIPVSFFEEAGNAHYNSVAIIDADGTDLGLYRKSHIPDGPGYQEKFYFNPGDTGFKAFKTKYATIGVGICWDQWFPETARAMVLQGAEILFYPTAIGSEPQDMNLDSREHWKRVMQGHAGANLVPLVASNRIGKETVETEHGNSTIKFYGNSFIAGPTGEIVKLANDKDEEVLVAEFDLDEIKSTRHGWGIFRDRRPDLYKVLLTLDGKTSSSS from the exons ATGGATTTCTTTGGGCGTGCCAAGCCTTATAAAGAGAACCCGACTATAATGAG AATGCAAAAGCTTGCAAAGGAGTTGGATGTTGTAATACCTGTAAGTTTCTTTGAAGAAGCGGGCAATGCTCATTACAATTCCGTGGCCATTATTGATGCTGATGGCACCGATCTTGGCCTATACCGCAAATCACACATTCCAGATGGACCAG GTTATCAAGAGAAATTTTATTTCAACCCGGGTGACACTGGATTCAAG GCTTTCAAAACCAAGTATGCAACAATTGGTGTTG GAATTTGTTGGGACCAGTGGTTTCCAGAGACCGCAAGGGCTATGGTGCTACAGGGGGCGGAGATATTGTTCTATCCCACTGCTATTGGTTCTGAACCCCAGGATATGAACCTGGATTCCCGCGAACACTGGAAGCGTGTCATGCAAGGCCATGCCGGTGCTAACTTG GTTCCTCTTGTTGCTTCTAACCGGATAGGAAAGGAAACTGTCGAGACTGAGCATGGGAACAGCACCATAAAATTCTACGGGAACTCATTCATCGCAG GGCCAACTGGAGAAATCGTGAAGCTTGCAAATGACAAAGACGAGGAGGTGCTCGTGGCAGAGTTTGACTTGGACGAGATCAAATCTACGAGACACGGCTGGGGGATATTCAGGGACAGGCGTCCTGATCTATACAAAGTGCTACTGACGTTGGATGGCAAGACATCATCATCATCCTAG